Genomic window (Streptomyces yatensis):
GGGTTCGCCCCGGACGACACGCGCGGTGCCTTGTCCGAACTGTCCGACGCGGGACTGGTGACCACGCCGGACTCACCGTGGCTCGGGGTCGGCGCGTGCACGGGGCGGCCGGGCTGCGCCAAGTCCCTGGCGGATGTGCGGGCCGACACGGCCCGCATGGTGGCGGACCCGGTGCTACGGCGCTCGGGTACGGCACGGGCGGCCACGGACCCGGCGCGCGGGACCTCGGGCACGGCCCGGGGAGCCGCGGACACGGTCGGGGTGGCCGCGAACGCGGCGGGAGCGGTCGCGGACGGTCCGAAGCCGCGGCCGGTGAGCGGCCCGGCGTACGGCGGCGGCACACCGTACGGCGGCGGCCCGGCCGGGCCCGGTCCGCTGCCGGTGTACGTCTCCGGCTGTGAACGGCGCTGCGGTCACCCCGGGGGCCGCTGGGTGGACGCGCTGGCGACCGGCGACACGGACTACCGCGTCACCGTGCGGGGCGCGAGGGGAGACACGCCGGAGGCGGAGAGCTCGGACAGCTCGAACAGCGTGGATGTGACAGCAGAGCAGTTGGCCGGCGCGGTCGCGGCGGCCCGTGGAACGACATGATCGAGGACACCGTGTTCGACTACGAGAAGGACGGGGCGGCCATCTACCGCGCGTCCTTTGCCACCATCCGTGCCGAGGCCGACCTCGGCGGGCTCCCCGCCGACGTCGGCCAGGTGGCGGTGCGGATGATCCACGCCTGCGGCATGGTCGACCTGGTCAAGGACCTCGCGTACACCCCCGAGGTGGTCTCCCGCGCCCGCGCCGCGCTGCGGTCCGGCGCGCCGGTGCTCTGCGACGCGCGCATGGTCGCCAGCGGGGTCACCCGCAAGCGGCTGCCCGCCGACAACGAGGTCATCTGCACCCTCACGGACCCCGCCGTACCGGAGTTGGCGCGGCGCATGGGCACCACGCGCAGCGCCGCCGCGCTGGAGCTGTGGCGGGACCGGCTCGACGGGGCGGTGGTGGCGGTGGGCAACGCCCCCACGGCGCTCTTCCGGCTGCTGGAGATGATCGAAGAAGAAGGGCCGGGCGCGCCGCGCCCGGCCGCCGTGATCGGTGTGCCGGTGGGCTTCATCGGCGCCGCCGAGTCCAAGGAGGCGCTGGCCGGGCATCCGGCGGCGCTCGACCACCTGGTGGTGCACGGCCGGCGGGGCGGCAGTGCCATCGCGGCGGCCGCGATCAACGCGATAGCGAGCGAGGAAGAGTGAGCGAGCAGCAGACGGGCCGGCTCTACGGTGTGGGGCTCGGCCCCGGCGACCCCTCCCTGATGACCGTACGCGCCGTGGAGGTCATCGCCGAGGCCGATGTCATCGCGTACCACAGCGCCCGTCATGGGCGCAGCATCGCGCGCTCCATCGCCGAGCGGCATCTGCGGCCCGACCACATCGAGGAGCGGCTGGTCTATCCGGTCACCACGGAGACCACCGACCATCCGGGCGGTTATCGCGGCGCGATGGACGAGTTCTACGCGGACGCGGCCGCCAGGCTCGCCGCGCATCTGGACGCGGGGCGCACGGTCGCGGTGCTCGCGGAGGGCGATCCGCTCTTCTACGGGTCGTATATGCACATGCACAAGCGGCTCGCCGACCGCTACCCCACCGAGGTCATCCCCGGTGTCACCTCGGTCAGCGCGGCGGCCGCCCGGCTCGGCGTGCCGCTGGTGGAGGGCGAGGAGGTGCTGACGGTCCTCCCCGGCACCCTGCCGGAGGAGGAGTTGACGGCCCGGCTGGCGACGACGGACTCGGCGGCCGTGATGAAGCTCGGCCGGACCTTCCCGACGGTGCGGCGCGCGCTGGAGCGGTCGGGGCGGCTCGCGGACGCGCGCTATGTGGAGCGCGCCACGATGGACGCGGAGCGAACCGCCCGGCTGGCCGAGGTCGACCCGGAGTCGGTGCCGTACTTCTCGATGGCGGTGCTGCCCAGCCGGGTGGACGCGCCGCGCGAGGAGTCCGGTCCGGGCGAGGTCGTGGTCGTCGGCCTGGGTCCGGCCGGTCCGCTGTGGCTCACCCCCGAGGCGCGGGCCGAACTGGCCGCCGCACAGGATCTGGTGGGCTACAGCACCTATCTGGACCGGGTGCCGGTACGGCCGGGCCAGCGGCGCCACGCCTCCGACAACAAGGTCGAGTCCGTACGCGCCGAATTCGCCCTCGACCTCGCCCGGCGGGGCCGGCGTGTCGCCGTGGTCTCCTCCGGCGACCCCGGCGTGTTCGCCATGGCCACCGCCGTCCTGGAGGCCGCCTCCGAGGACCCCTACCGCGAGGTCCCGGTACGGATCGTCCCCGGCATGACGGCGGCCCACGCCGCCGCCGCCCGGGCCGGCGCCCCGCTCGGCCACGACTACGCGGTGATCTCCCTCTCCGACCGGCTCAAGCCCTGGGAGGTCATCGCCGAACGGCTGCGCGCCGCCGCCGCGGCCGACCTGGTGCTCGCCCTCTACAACCCCGGCTCCCGCAGCCGCGTCTGGCAGGTGGGCAAGGCCCGCGAACTCCTGCTGGAGCACCGCGCCCCCGACACACCCGTGGTCCTGGGCCGCGACATCGGCGGCCCCGGCGAACGGGTGCGGATCGTCCGCCTGGCCGACCTCGACCCGGCCGATGTCGACATGCGCACGATCCTGCTGGTGGGCTCCTCCCAGACCCGCACGGTCCGCCGCGGCGACGGCACCGAGGTCGTCTGGACGCCACGCCGGTATCCGGAGGGCTAGCCTCCGGGCTCAGGCCAGGGT
Coding sequences:
- a CDS encoding precorrin-8X methylmutase; this encodes MIEDTVFDYEKDGAAIYRASFATIRAEADLGGLPADVGQVAVRMIHACGMVDLVKDLAYTPEVVSRARAALRSGAPVLCDARMVASGVTRKRLPADNEVICTLTDPAVPELARRMGTTRSAAALELWRDRLDGAVVAVGNAPTALFRLLEMIEEEGPGAPRPAAVIGVPVGFIGAAESKEALAGHPAALDHLVVHGRRGGSAIAAAAINAIASEEE
- a CDS encoding precorrin-2 C(20)-methyltransferase; amino-acid sequence: MSEQQTGRLYGVGLGPGDPSLMTVRAVEVIAEADVIAYHSARHGRSIARSIAERHLRPDHIEERLVYPVTTETTDHPGGYRGAMDEFYADAAARLAAHLDAGRTVAVLAEGDPLFYGSYMHMHKRLADRYPTEVIPGVTSVSAAAARLGVPLVEGEEVLTVLPGTLPEEELTARLATTDSAAVMKLGRTFPTVRRALERSGRLADARYVERATMDAERTARLAEVDPESVPYFSMAVLPSRVDAPREESGPGEVVVVGLGPAGPLWLTPEARAELAAAQDLVGYSTYLDRVPVRPGQRRHASDNKVESVRAEFALDLARRGRRVAVVSSGDPGVFAMATAVLEAASEDPYREVPVRIVPGMTAAHAAAARAGAPLGHDYAVISLSDRLKPWEVIAERLRAAAAADLVLALYNPGSRSRVWQVGKARELLLEHRAPDTPVVLGRDIGGPGERVRIVRLADLDPADVDMRTILLVGSSQTRTVRRGDGTEVVWTPRRYPEG